GAAGGATTTTTGACAATATAGAATAGCCAGCTGAGGATTGTTGGGAAACATTTAAGTTTTGGGCATCTGGTTGGATTGAGAAGCATTCAAAGTTTAAGAATTTCTTGATTTCAGATTCAGTGCGATACTGAAGTTTTATTTGTTGTTATGATTAGTTATTTTACTTTTCTCCCTCATGGATCTCTTGTCCGCTTtttgtaattattaaatttaatattataatatattatcgtttcttataaaaaaagaTAGAGGAGGATGATTATGCGAAGACCTCCTTGTTGGCTAGAACAACGAAAAGAAGATTACAGGTAGAATAAATTTTAGAGAACAAGCTCCTTAGATTCTTGACTTGACTTCAAGCTGCCTTGTATTTGCCACCTCGAATTATTAACAAGATTTTCTAGAATAGCTTCTTGACTTGGCTTCAATTTACCCTGCAGTTACTGCCTTGACTTTTAGAAACATAAGAACCATATTCCGTGAGGTTATCCAATGATACACTCCTGCTCAATCTTGGTCGACAGAAAGATTCAGGTTTTCTAGGTTCACATTTGGACTAAATTGAGGACCATCTgcatgtcttgttccatttcCTTAATTTCTTCAGCCAAcaactttttcctttttccttgaCTAACTTGGCAATACTCCCCGAATCACTAGATTATTTCTTTGTGGACAGAGATGAACTAGGAAGCGAGGGGACTTGAAAAAGGAATTGCTGTTGATTTACTAGATTGATTATCGACCACTAGTTTATCTGAAGATAAAACATGAGCACCATTCAATAGCACTTGAACGTCCATGGAACATATTGAAGAATCCCCATCTTCCCCTTTAGTTTAAAACTGGTTAGAAGAATTAGCCATAGAAGATTGCTCTTGGGCTGAGAGAATCAATGAGGCCCAGGTCAGAATTTGTAATTTGGGCCGATGCACTAGGGAAAAGTACATGGGCTGTGGGTTGAACCGATTCTGAGAGTTTATGTTGGACTGGCTGTTCCATGTTTCTAGGTGATTTGGGCCACACAAAGCAAGCCTGGAATCACCCTTTCCAACAGCCGTGGCAATCATTTCTTTCAAAGTTTTGGGATGAGGAGTCGTGCGCCAAATGCCGTTCCTAGTTGTGTTAAGGGTCTTACAAGTTTTCATCTCATGGAAAATCTCACCTTTTTGTCCGTTGATAATACGACCACGAGAAGTGTTAGCCTTAGCAATTTGGTTCAGAACATATTCAGTAATTATTATTAACGTGTATTGCTGAAGTTAGTGAACTTGCTGGTATGGGATCCTACGTTCTTTTAGTCTTCACCAAAATATtgatgtttatttgatgaagcTCAACTTCCTGGAACCACTCAAGATCACTTGCAAATTTTCAACATTGAGGCCAAAGCAAAGATGAAGTCTCATCAGATGCCGGAGCAGGCAAGTATATCAATACCTGTTGATTGTTTTATGCTTTGATACTTCAGGTTGTGGacatataaattaatattatatacagCATTCAAGTCTTCTGAAGTTGGTTGTTCTGCACGTTATACTTCTATGGCAGGTTGTATTTTGGAAGTGGATTTCTCCCAAGATGTTAGGTTTAGTGACCCAATCCTCGGTTTATCACTGGTCAATTGAAGGCAAGATCAAAACCATTTGGATTCTCTCTTATGTTTAGTACATTTTCTGCATTTCATTTTCTTCAAGGAGATGCACTGTCTTTCCTTAATAATTTCCTCTCTTCCTGAGTAGGTGACTCTGAACCTGTAAAGATGTTTGAAAGAACTGCTAATTTAGCAAACAATCAAATCATCAATTATAAATGCGACCCTTCTGAAAAGTGGTTGGTTTTGATCGGGATTGCTCCTGGTTCACCCGAGGTGAGTGGATGGCAATTTTTccttttcaaatttaaaataaagattttggCCAGAATCAGAGTAATTCACATTGTTAACGATAGAAAATAATTGTTGTCCACAAGTTTTTTCTTTCGGGATCACCTTCCTTAACAAATCTATTTTTATATCTTGCAAAGTTTCCTTGCCTTTGTCAATATTCTTCAACAATGTCACACTTATATTTTTTGGTCAAAATTTTATGATGGTGATAATGATGATAGATCATATGCAGATATTTTGTGTTTACTAGtttttggagacattatttttaCTTTCATAGTTCTGCGTTTTGTGTTTCATTGCCAACAATTGTACTGAGATGTTCCTTCTTTAGCGGCCACAACTCGTCAAAGGAAATATGCAACTGTTTTCTGTAGACCAACAACGCAGTCAATCTCTTGAAGCACATGCTGCATCTTTTGCCTCTTTCCGGGTACTTTGctccttgcttttgatttcTATGCTCTATATACTGTTTCTGTGGGCAAAGCTGTTGCTAACTCTTCATATATTCTTATGCAGGTTGCAGGAAATGATAAAGACTCCATTCTTATTTCTTTTGCAACAAAGTCCTCTAATTCTGGTCAGATTTCATCGAAGTTGCATGTTATTGAGCTTGGTGCTCAGCCAGGTGCATGTCTTTCATGGTTTTTTGATTTTGATCTCCTTAGTCATATTAAACAAAATTACCGGTTTTGATGTCATGTTCaggatatatttatttattggcCTAACGCTTGCACGTCTTTACAGGGAAACCAACTTTCACCAAAAAGcaggcggatttgttcttcccTCCAGATTTTGCTGATGACTTCCCAGTGGCTATGCAGGTATTTCTTCTTGAAATATCTTTCCCCCTCTTGCAAATGGGTTAGTCTTTGCTAAATTTAGAAGGCGTATGTGTAACGTACCATACTTTTACAACTAaaaaaaatttgcggaaaaatttaaaaattttcttaaacataaaataattttcaacgTTTGCCATAAAATAACACAACCAAGTCTCCTATAAGATATGGTTGTTCAAAACATCAACTAGTAAAATTTGCTTCACAAAATAATTGCTCAAAGTAATTCCCATCAAACATAAAAATCCGAGTAAtttaacatttgcataaaaacgtaaacatggcggtcctcgggtttagccttccgctcagtccaagcctgcccctcggtcgccacctcctgtctcctcataaacgtcctcacctgcatcgatcaagtctagtgaatctaaagactcaacacgtaaaaACTGggagtaacaagtactacataaataaaatcacatgcaactttaaaatagatcatacatacttaaacttgaacttgcatacttgaacatcaTGAACTTaaattagacgtgccatcaacataaagcttttcttaaacatacttgcatcataaaCTTGAGCGTACGTAACGTTATTTTGCGtggaggcatgtttcaaagcgagTGACCTATAACATAATAaagcctgatcagacacaccacagtactgggctgacagggacgtatccactgccgcatacataagatcctcgttcataagtttaacgggtggattggtccctggtcataagTTTACCGCTTCCCAATCCTGATCTGAACccgttcataagtttaacgggGCAGGAGAGGTCCTTGgtcacgttcaccgacttccaaacccattcatacatttggtcacaagacaattagcatacctcaaaacttgaaatattttcttttgcgcgtcgtcatacttacttggcgttgagggattcgttggacttcgattggggccgttgctgtacaaactaacatgaattttaaatacttaacttgcatgtcttagacgtaggtacttgagctcaccaccaaagtgaataagtagcttatgacattctagctCTCTCCGGACTTTATCTCgtataatcatcgtactaaaccatgacataaaaccacaaaacaaatcctatatttttacataaataaattttaaccatggtgctaaaccatgatatagaaccccgaagcaaatcctaaaaaaaattttttttttaatttttttttttaaagctacacggggtccgtgtacgagTCCGGATAAGTTCTGgaatttcgtatttttgaaggaaaacggacacggactccgtgtaggggtccggaaggggtccgggtaggcactggacttgtaaactcacgaaaattcactaacttattcattcaccctttcaatccaagactaaggaccatgaaccaacacctcaaaactcatcctaggatgttattacattgattcaaactcaTACAAACACCCGAATGTTCCCAAACATCGACAAGTAACTTCAATTcaacaataacccgtaattcggcatcgtttcgcttcctacgatttcttttacatcccaagccaatcccgacccaaacgaaccaccaattaacacctaaatacatcccataacatatctagacgcagcaacgatcacccgtcgattcccaacgaagcctgcaacaataaaatttcGAAAACGCATCaacacataattttctgaaaaacgaagtttgagcagtcccacgaaaaacatcataactcacccaatttttatccaaatatttcgaattttatatcaaatcgaaggtattaaaaagttctacaattttcgtattacaagttttctcagaatctcgaccgaaaaatcgcagttttccaAAGAACTGAAAAAAACGGTACTTGAGATCTAACACTTacttcaaaactgatccaaatcGTTTTCTGCTCAAGCGACGAACATCATACATaaaattttacgcataaaaataacacgacacataatatgacgagatcgatgcagaaataacagaatatacgtgccttggATAATTTGAAATACCGtaacggcgataccgaagcggagacggagtgagggtcgatccgggacgagcgtggcacgattttctttgaataaaatCCAACAAAATCTTGCTAGAACCGAAAGGTAGGGGCGGCTGCACACTTGGGAAGGAGACCCTAGGTTTtgctctttttttttaaaataaaagaagtggaaatctgaatgtgtgtgtgtttaggacgtttattagtgtgtgtaaaagtgtgtgtgtgtgtgactagtaaattaggaaaaattgcttaattaaataataaataaaactatttaaaatactaacactctttaaactttaataaatctctcaattaaaataatgcacacagaaatactaattttaaaagttttaaactcttaaataacTAAACACCTAAATaaagctttaaaatgctaaactaaataaattatataaaatgtCCCTTCctaacttttaaaataaaataccgcattttaaaattgccaagaATCGTCCCCGATCTTTTcttcgatctcgcctcgaatcatcgcctgaaacatgaaactcgaaaaacattttaatgtgcatcgtataaacataattaatttaaaataatgcatttaaataaatcatgcactactaagactcgttttaaaattaaataaatgctttaataattaaataaatgcatgggttatacgtgtactgaatttgggcactacaatatGTTGAATTTAACCAGCTTACTAGTCTGTTGAACTCAAGGTCAAGTTCAAATTTATTTAGTCAAATATGAGCattttatctatttatatttttattaaaagataGAATATATTAATCAAtattgtttttaaatatttattggtaaaatatcatcattattctaaaatgttATTATTAATTCTACATACAAAGCTCgtgaatataataattaatggaGTTAGTGTGCCAAATTCGTTATTTGAGTGCATGCGATGGTCAGAGATCCAAACTTGTGAGCTAAGCCCATGAACCAAATTTACTAGAATAAACTTGAGCTCCAACTCGGACGAGTTTGAGAGTTAGCTATCGAATTTTACAAGTTTGTTATGTTTAGCTCTCTATGTTTGAATTTTTATGTCTATTTAACAGGCTAATTGTATGGTTTTGCGCAGATATCCCATAAGTTTAGTCTTATTTATGTTATCACGAAGCTTGGGCTGCTCTTTGTGTATGATCTGGAATCTGCTGCTGCCGTATACAGAAATAGAATCAGTCCAGATCCCATTTTTCTGACATCAGAGGCTTCATCAGTTGGAGGTTTCTATGCTATTAACAGGCGAGGTCAAGTTTTACTTGCAACTGTTAATGAAGCAACTATAGTGCCTTTTGTCAGCGGCCAGGTATGCTAAGCTTCTGCAGTTTCTGTAATATTCATGCTTCTTTTTAACAGATATTTAGAGTCTTAATGATTATTGCTAGTTGAACAATCTGGAGCTTGCTGTCAACCTTGCAAAAAGAGGAAACCTTCCTGGTGCTGAGAATTTGGTAGGTTAAATTTGGCTTTTGATGGTCTAAATGTTTTAATGTAGCTGTGTGGAGAAAGAAATTTACATTTATTCCTATGCTTGGTGTGCATGAATGCTTTTTACAAAATTGTTTTGACGCTGAATGGTTTCCCTGGGGTGGAATAGAATTAGGCTTGGGCTGTTTCCTGATTAAAAGCTGGACTAGATTTTTGTCGTGCCAAAATTTTGATCGGGTCTTTTTGTTTATGACAAGAAAAGCATGTGTTTGATTGCACGTTCCTATATCATTTCCGAGTAAAGTCTAGAATATTTTACTGAGCTGTCAAATCGAACTTTTTAATCGGCTTTTTGCAGTTGTTTTTCTGGGTGATCAAAGCAGATGCTTGCTTATGTTTTTGTTTAATAATTGTGTTCTTATTGGATGCAGACGATGTAACTTTTTGCCATCTGAAAATGTGTTAGGTTGTTCAACGTTTTCAAGAATTGTTTGCTCAGACAAAGTATAAAGAGGCTGCCGAGCTTGCTGCAGAATCTCCTCAAGGCATACTAAGGACTCCTGATACTGTTGCTAAATTTCAGGTGCCTGTTATTCATTAGCTTTCATGTTTAGAAATCTGATTTGGAATCCTGTGTATTTTCTTTTGTTGGGATGAGAGTTTGATCAGATAACATGTATTTTCAGAGTGTACCTGTTCAAGCTGGGCAGACACCGCCGTTGTTGCAGTACTTTGGGACATTGTTAACTAAAGGAAAGCTTAATGCGTTTGAGTCTCTGGAGTTATCACGGCTAGTTGTTAACCAGAACAAAAAGAATTTATTGGAGAACTGGTTGGCTGAAGATAAACTTGAATGCAGTGAGGAACTTGGAGACCTGGTGAAGGTAATTCATTCAGTTTGGAACTTCCACCACTTTCAGATTGTTTATTGTTTCAAATCTGATTTTTAATGTGTCCCATTTTATTGTGCAATTTTTATTTTCagtttccttttttatcttgtAGACTGTTGACAATGACCTTGCACTGAAAATATATATCAAAGCTAGAGCTACACCAAAAGTCGTGGCAGCTTTTGCTGAGCGTCGGGAGTTTGACAAAATCTTGATATATTCAAAGCAGGTCAATGACGCTAGTTTATAACGGAGTTGTTGCCTTTTCACTTGTTATCGTTTTTAACATTCTGTAATACTTGATTCCAATGAAAAATCATGTTTAACTTGAAACAGGTGGGATATACACCAGATTATCTGTTTCTTTTGCAAACCATTCTCCGGTCAGATCCTCAGGTATACAGGGATTGACATAAAACTAATTTTTGAAGTCTTCTACAATGTTATCTATTATGCTTGAGTTGCTTGTTATGTTGAATTATGATGGAACCTGATATTTGGAGGCACATTTTAATGATTTCATCTGGTTATACAGGGAGCAGTTAATTTTGCTCTTATGATGTCTCAAATGGAAGGAGGTTGTCCTGTTGACTACAATACTATTACTGATCTCTTCCTTCAGGTATGTATGTTTTCTTGTATGTTTGAATATTCTGATTTTATGGTCATTGTTCTTATGTGTTTTTCCGATTTCATCTTTGAAAACCTTATCATCTTATGTTTTTTAGATGATTAAATTTAAAGTCTTTCTATTTTGATAATTTTCATCAGAGGAACATGATCCGTGAAGCAACAGCGTTTCTGTTGGATGTCCTGAAACCAAATCTACCAGAGCATGCGTTCCTGCAAACTAAGGTCAATATTGATTCATGCTAATCCTCTTGTAACTCAACATCAATCTTTTATTTGTCCACAGAGGCATCATGTATTTGTTCTTTTTTTTCAGGTCCTGGAGATCAATCTTGTGACCTTTCCCAATGTAGCAGACGCTATTTTGGCTAATGGAATGTTTAGTCACTATGACAGGCCTAGGATTGCCCAACTCTGCGAGAAAGCTGGCCTTTATGTTCGAGCTCTACAGGTTACATCCCACCCATTTATGTACCCAAGACTTACATGTTACTTCTAATTTTTAATCAAACATTTTACTTGTGTCTGCAGCATTACTCTGAGCTGCCTGATATCAAGCGTGTTATTGTCAACACTCATGCAATTGAGCCACAGGTTACTAAAAGTAGTATTGTTTCTCCATTCAACTGGTCAATATCAGTGCTTAATGATGCGATAATTTCAGGCACTTGTGGAGTTCTTTGGTACACTTTCCCCAGAATGGGCTCTGGAGTGTATGAAGGATCTTTTGGTAGTCAATTTAAGAGGAAACCTTCAGATAATTGTCCAGGTAGGGTGAAGGCATAAAGATTTAGATGTTGAATTCATTGAAAGATGCCTTTCTGAAACCAAGGCCCCACAATTGTGAAGTATATTGTTTTCATTTAATTGAAGTGActttataattcatatattggttacaaattttttctaaaatacgTAGGTTGCTAAAGAATATTGCGAACAATTGGGTGTTGCGACTTGTATTAAGCTCTTTGAGCAGTTCAAGTCATATGAAGGATTATATTTCTTCTTGGGATCATATTTGAGCTCCAGGTAATTTGCTAGGAAAGGAATGGATTTCTAATTGCTGTCCAATGACCTggtgattttgtattttatcTATCTGTATGATTATTGGTTTCTGGCAGTGAGGATCCTGATATTCACTTCAAGTACATTGAGGCTGCTGCCAAGACTGGACAAATTAAAGAGGTTGAGCGTGTAACCAGAGAATCAAATTTCTATGACCCTGAAAAGACAAAGAATTTTTTAATGGAAGCAAAACTTCCAGATGCCCGACCATTAATCAATGTTTGTGACCGCTTTGGTTTTGTTCCAGACCTCACCCATTACTTGTACTCGAACAACATGCTTCGCTATATTGAAGGTTATGTGCAGAAGGTATGATGatcttttgaaaagtttctTGCCTATAGGGTAAAGCTTGTCTTTCATGCAAGTGATTGTTATTTGCTTTATAGGTCAATCCTGGAAATGCTCCATTAGTTGTTGGTCAACTCCTAGATGACGAGTGTCCTGAAGATTTTATTAAAGGCCTGATTCTATCTGTTCGTTCTCTGCTTCCAGTCGAGCCACTGGTGGATGAGTGCGAGAAAAGGTACCTTTTATACACCATGCCCTCTAGCTTAGCTTTGCATCGAGCAAGCTTCTTCCTTGATATCTTTACTTGTGATACGTGGTTTGCAGGAATCGTCTTCGCCTGCTCACTCAGTTTCTGGAACATCTTGTGAGTGAAGGAAGCCAAGATGTGCATGTCCACAATGCTTTGGGTAAAATAATAATAGATAGCAACAACAATCCGGAACATTTTCTCACCACCAACCCATATTATGATTCTCGTGTTGTTGGTAAATATTGTGAAAAGCGTGATCCTACCCTTGCCGTTGTGGCTTACCGGAGAGGACAGTGTGATGATGAACTTATTAATGTGACAAATAAGAATTCTTTGTTCAAGCTGCAAGCAAGGTTTGTGATGTGTAGTTCTATTGAATGTTACACATTAGTTAATTAATTTCATGTGTATCAGAAGTTGATCCGctttttgtttataatttcagATATGTAGTTGAAAGAATGGATGCTGATCTCTGGGGAAAAGTTCTTGATCCTGAAAATGAATTCAGAAGGCTGCTTATTGATCAAGTCGTATCTACTGCGTTGCCTGAAAGCAAGAGCCCAGAGCAAGTTTCTGCTGCTGTTAAAGCTTTTATGACTGCTGATCTCCCTCACGAACTAATTGAATTGCTTGAAAAGATTGTTCTTCAGAACTCTGCCTTTAGTGGAAACTTTAACCTGCAAAACTTACTTATCTTGACAGCAATCAAGGCAGACCCTTCTAGAGTTATGGACTATATTAATAGACTTGATAACTTTGATGGCCCTGCAGTTGGAGAAGTGGCTGTGGAAGCTCAATTGTATGAAGAAGCTTTTGCTATTTTCAAGAAATTTAATTTGAATGTCCAGGCTGTTGATGTTTTGCTGGATAATATTCGAGATATTAATCGAGCTGTAGAATTTGCTTTCCGTGTTGAAGAAGATTTTGTTTGGAGCCATGTTGCTAAATCTCAACTCAGGGAAGGACTGGTGAGCGATGCAATTGAGTCATTTATTCGTGCAGATGATGCTACTCAATTCCTGGAGGTCATCCGAGCTGCCGAGGATGCAAATGTTTATCATGACCTGGTGAAGTACCTTCTCATGGTCAAGCTGAAAACTAAGGAACCAAAAGTCGACAGCGAGCTCATTTATGCATATGCTAAGATTGATAGATTGGGTGACATCGAAGAATTTATTCTTATGCCAAATGTTGCTAATCTGCCGAATGTTGGTGATCGCTTGTATGATGAAGCTTTGTACGAGGCTGCAAAGATTATTTTTGCTTTTATCTCTAACTGGGGCAAATTGGCAATCACACTAGTGAAGTTGAAGCAATTTCAAGGTGCTGTTGATGCAGCAAGAAAAGCCAACAGTGCAAAGACATGGAAAGAAGTCTGCTTTGCTTGTGTTCATGCTGAGGAGTTCCGCTTGGCTCAGATATGTGGTCTGAACATCATTGTACAGGTATTTCACAGATTTTCATTTTTCAAGTGTAGTATTTTACTCTACTACAATCaagtgatttgatttcataatcCAAGATTTCTGAACTAAAATTATATTGTGGCACATTATTTTGGGATTCTTGTAGGTGGATGACCTGGAAGAGGTTAGCGAGTATTATCAAAACAGAGGATGCTTTAATGAGCTTATATCTCTCATGGAAAGTGGTTTAGGATTGGAACGTGCACATATGGGGATTTTTACCGAGTTGGGTGTCCTGTATGCTAGATACCGTCATGAAAAGCTTATGGAGCACATCAAATTGTTTTCTACACGTCTGAATATTCCCAAGCTTATCAGAGCATGTGACGAACAACAGCATTGGCAAGAATTAACTTATCTATACGTTCAGTATGATGAGTTTGATAATGCTGCTACAACTGTGATGAATCATTCCCCAGAAGCTTGGGAGCACATGCAATTTAAAGATATTATTGTCAAAGTTGCCAATGTGGAGCTATATTACAAAGCTGTGCATTTCTATTTGCAAGAACATCCTGACCTCATCAATGATGTCCTGAATGTTCTTGCCCTTCGCGTTGATCACACTCGTGTTGTGGACATAATGAGAAAGGTTGACACTTCTGCTTGATATGTTTTTTCTTATTAGCGTTCACAATTGTTTGTAAGTTTTTAATTGTTTTATGTTAATATGTGTAGGCGGGTCATCTACGTCTTGTTAAGCCTTATATGGTTGCAGTTCAGAGCAATAATGTGTCTGCAGTGAATGAAGCTCTCAATGACATCTATGTAGAGGAGGAGGATTATGACAGACTTCGCGAATCAATTGACTTGCATGATAACTTTGATCAAATTGGTCTCGCTCAAAGGGTACGCTGAAGTTACTGCAGTTTCTGTTCcttttcttcatttctttctttctttttctttttcttcttttcttttttctttttctttttttttagaaaGTTTAGAATTACTGATTAACGTGCTTGAGTAGGTTGAGAAACATGAGCTTCTGGAGATGAGGCGTGTTTCAGCCTACATTTACAAGAAAGCAGGCAGATGGAAGCAATCAATTGCATTATCAAAGAAAGACAACCTCTACAAAGATGCGATGGAGACAGCTTCACAATCTGGTGATCGTGAACTTGCTGAAGAGTTACTTGTTTACTTCGTTGAACAGGTTCGCTATATTAACAAACAATATCTAATCTAATATTATTTCCCTTAAGAAAATATATGGTCTTTCTTTTCAAATCCAATCGAAGTCCTTTTCATATTGCAAACGACGTTAACTATTTTTTAGTAAGGTGGTGTCTATTTTGCATTTATAATAACATTAATATCACTATGCTTTCAGAGGAGTATGAGTATTATGATTACATCAATATTTAATGGTTGACTAGGGTATCTAATtggttttttcttctttttaggGCAAGAAGGAATGCTTTGCTTCATGCCTCTTTGTTTGTTATGACTTGATTCGCCCAGACGTTGCGCTTGAACTTGCCTGGATGAATAACATGATTGACTTTGCCTTCCCGTATCTATTACAGGTGATTTCTCTATATCTTTCCTTTCCTTCCTCTCCTGTCATCGTGTACTTGTCTTTGGGGTCCTTATTTTGTATTTTCTGGtcaaataaaaagtaaattCTAGAATAGTTCTTGGGACCTTTTACTTTCATTTGCTCTGTTTCATAACAAGCATATGCGTCTTTGTTTCTCGCTCAGTTTATACGTGAATATACCGGCAAAGTGGATGAACTAATAAAGGACAAGATTGAGGCTATGAAGGAAGTGAAGGCTAAAGCTGAGGAGGAGAAAGATGTTATCATGCAGCAGGTATATATGATGCCcgaaacaaatttttttctctCAAGTAATTAGAcatttttattcatttaattTAGCTAAGCATGTTTCAGTTTACAAATTGATATACTTGGTACGTCCTTTCTGGACCAAAATTTGATGAATTCACATTGCAGAAAAAGTACTTTCAACAGCTGACTATGACTCGTCATTATTTTCCAAACCATATCTTAAATTACTGGGATCTCTAACTGCTAATTACGACTAATTCTGCAGAATTTGTATGCCCAATTGTTGCCTCTTGCTTTGCCAGCGCCGCCTATGCCGGGTATGGGAGGGGGTTACCCTGTACCGCCGCCAATGGGTGG
This is a stretch of genomic DNA from Primulina eburnea isolate SZY01 chromosome 11, ASM2296580v1, whole genome shotgun sequence. It encodes these proteins:
- the LOC140804930 gene encoding clathrin heavy chain 1-like; translated protein: MAAANAPITMKEALTLTSIGISPQFITFTNVTMESDKFICVRETAPQNSVVIIDMSMPNQPLRRPITADSALMNPHTRILALKAQLPGTTQDHLQIFNIEAKAKMKSHQMPEQVVFWKWISPKMLGLVTQSSVYHWSIEGDSEPVKMFERTANLANNQIINYKCDPSEKWLVLIGIAPGSPERPQLVKGNMQLFSVDQQRSQSLEAHAASFASFRVAGNDKDSILISFATKSSNSGQISSKLHVIELGAQPGKPTFTKKQADLFFPPDFADDFPVAMQISHKFSLIYVITKLGLLFVYDLESAAAVYRNRISPDPIFLTSEASSVGGFYAINRRGQVLLATVNEATIVPFVSGQLNNLELAVNLAKRGNLPGAENLVVQRFQELFAQTKYKEAAELAAESPQGILRTPDTVAKFQSVPVQAGQTPPLLQYFGTLLTKGKLNAFESLELSRLVVNQNKKNLLENWLAEDKLECSEELGDLVKTVDNDLALKIYIKARATPKVVAAFAERREFDKILIYSKQVGYTPDYLFLLQTILRSDPQGAVNFALMMSQMEGGCPVDYNTITDLFLQRNMIREATAFLLDVLKPNLPEHAFLQTKVLEINLVTFPNVADAILANGMFSHYDRPRIAQLCEKAGLYVRALQHYSELPDIKRVIVNTHAIEPQALVEFFGTLSPEWALECMKDLLVVNLRGNLQIIVQVAKEYCEQLGVATCIKLFEQFKSYEGLYFFLGSYLSSSEDPDIHFKYIEAAAKTGQIKEVERVTRESNFYDPEKTKNFLMEAKLPDARPLINVCDRFGFVPDLTHYLYSNNMLRYIEGYVQKVNPGNAPLVVGQLLDDECPEDFIKGLILSVRSLLPVEPLVDECEKRNRLRLLTQFLEHLVSEGSQDVHVHNALGKIIIDSNNNPEHFLTTNPYYDSRVVGKYCEKRDPTLAVVAYRRGQCDDELINVTNKNSLFKLQARYVVERMDADLWGKVLDPENEFRRLLIDQVVSTALPESKSPEQVSAAVKAFMTADLPHELIELLEKIVLQNSAFSGNFNLQNLLILTAIKADPSRVMDYINRLDNFDGPAVGEVAVEAQLYEEAFAIFKKFNLNVQAVDVLLDNIRDINRAVEFAFRVEEDFVWSHVAKSQLREGLVSDAIESFIRADDATQFLEVIRAAEDANVYHDLVKYLLMVKLKTKEPKVDSELIYAYAKIDRLGDIEEFILMPNVANLPNVGDRLYDEALYEAAKIIFAFISNWGKLAITLVKLKQFQGAVDAARKANSAKTWKEVCFACVHAEEFRLAQICGLNIIVQVDDLEEVSEYYQNRGCFNELISLMESGLGLERAHMGIFTELGVLYARYRHEKLMEHIKLFSTRLNIPKLIRACDEQQHWQELTYLYVQYDEFDNAATTVMNHSPEAWEHMQFKDIIVKVANVELYYKAVHFYLQEHPDLINDVLNVLALRVDHTRVVDIMRKAGHLRLVKPYMVAVQSNNVSAVNEALNDIYVEEEDYDRLRESIDLHDNFDQIGLAQRVEKHELLEMRRVSAYIYKKAGRWKQSIALSKKDNLYKDAMETASQSGDRELAEELLVYFVEQGKKECFASCLFVCYDLIRPDVALELAWMNNMIDFAFPYLLQFIREYTGKVDELIKDKIEAMKEVKAKAEEEKDVIMQQNLYAQLLPLALPAPPMPGMGGGYPVPPPMGGMGMPPMPPFGMPPMGSY